One Frankia alni ACN14a DNA window includes the following coding sequences:
- a CDS encoding thiolase family protein, with translation MTHGRPVAVAGVHVTEQARRLDGRTSFDLALESVLGCLTDAGLDRADVDGVLLDWPGPGGIAGETSSWARLLGRRASLSSDTIMDNAGARGLLKATAMVAAGFCDVVVVGGGMAGVFGGGPVPGGSGATYSDLWGCYVVPHFALVAQRHMADHGTTAEQIARVAAVIRNNGHVNEEAVMHGRGPYTVDDVLASPMVASPLHRLEVCLTAEGGAAYVVTTLDRARDLRQKAVVVRGGGMEYHQGAYANPALLREVGDLGALAMRRALGLADLDRGDIDVLSVYDPSSFEVIRQLEALGFCEAGDGGGLVDAGVIELDGALPVNPDGGCLAHSWNGTQQMSIRVIEAVRQLRGTAVNQVVSARHALVANAGSGAQHYELAILGADR, from the coding sequence ATGACCCACGGCCGCCCGGTGGCCGTCGCCGGTGTGCACGTCACCGAACAGGCGCGTCGCCTCGACGGGCGCACCTCCTTCGACCTGGCGCTCGAGTCGGTGCTGGGCTGCCTGACCGACGCGGGCCTGGACCGCGCCGACGTCGACGGGGTGCTGCTCGACTGGCCGGGCCCGGGCGGCATCGCGGGCGAGACGAGCTCGTGGGCCCGGCTGCTCGGGCGGCGGGCGTCCCTGTCGAGCGACACGATCATGGACAACGCCGGTGCTCGCGGGCTGCTCAAGGCGACCGCGATGGTGGCGGCCGGCTTCTGCGACGTGGTGGTGGTCGGGGGCGGCATGGCGGGCGTGTTCGGCGGCGGCCCGGTTCCCGGCGGCTCCGGCGCCACCTACAGCGACCTGTGGGGTTGCTACGTGGTGCCGCACTTCGCCCTGGTCGCGCAGCGGCATATGGCCGACCACGGCACCACCGCCGAGCAGATCGCCCGCGTCGCGGCAGTGATCCGCAACAACGGCCACGTCAACGAAGAGGCGGTCATGCACGGCCGCGGTCCGTACACCGTCGACGACGTCCTCGCGTCGCCGATGGTGGCGTCGCCGCTGCACCGTCTCGAGGTCTGCCTCACGGCGGAGGGCGGGGCGGCGTATGTCGTGACCACGCTCGATCGCGCCCGTGACCTGCGCCAGAAGGCGGTCGTCGTCCGCGGGGGCGGCATGGAGTACCACCAGGGCGCCTACGCCAACCCGGCCCTGCTGCGCGAGGTCGGTGACCTCGGGGCGCTCGCCATGCGGCGCGCCCTCGGCCTCGCCGACCTCGACCGCGGCGACATCGACGTCCTGTCCGTCTACGACCCCAGCTCCTTCGAGGTCATCCGGCAGCTCGAGGCGCTCGGGTTCTGCGAGGCGGGCGACGGCGGTGGCCTCGTCGACGCGGGGGTCATCGAGCTCGACGGTGCGCTGCCCGTCAACCCCGACGGCGGATGCCTCGCGCACTCCTGGAACGGAACGCAGCAGATGTCGATCCGCGTCATCGAGGCCGTGCGCCAGCTGCGGGGCACGGCCGTCAACCAGGTGGTCTCGGCCCGGCACGCCCTCGTGGCCAACGCGGGGTCGGGCGCCCAGCACTATGAACTGGCGATCCTCGGGGCGGACCGATGA